Proteins from a genomic interval of Ramlibacter algicola:
- the meaB gene encoding methylmalonyl Co-A mutase-associated GTPase MeaB: protein MSLAPLVIGPAGAAQRRAIAKAITLLESTRADHRAQADQLLTELLPHTGKSFRLGISGVPGVGKSTFIEALGLCLIAQGHRVAVLTIDPSSTVSGGSILGDKTRMEQLSVHPQAYIRPSPSGGTLGGVAEKTREAMLVCEAAGYDVVIIETVGVGQSETAVAGMTDMFVLMQLPNAGDDLQAIKKGVMELADLVVINKADIDADAATRAQAQITSALRLFTQQGRERGGWTPQVVQLSALKQVGVDAFWQAVSKFREVRTSEGRLQQRRQHQALAWMHERIEAGLKQAFRSHPQVRALLPQLTADVEQGRLPASTAARQLLAAWHPNTP from the coding sequence ATGAGCCTCGCGCCGCTGGTGATCGGCCCTGCCGGCGCCGCGCAGCGCCGCGCCATCGCCAAGGCCATCACCCTTCTCGAATCCACCCGCGCCGACCACCGCGCGCAGGCGGACCAGTTGCTCACCGAACTGCTGCCGCACACGGGCAAGTCGTTTCGCCTCGGCATCTCCGGCGTGCCGGGCGTCGGCAAGAGCACCTTCATCGAGGCGCTCGGCCTGTGCCTCATCGCGCAGGGGCATCGCGTCGCGGTGCTGACCATCGATCCGTCGAGCACCGTCTCGGGCGGCTCCATCCTGGGCGACAAGACGCGCATGGAGCAGCTGTCCGTGCACCCGCAGGCCTACATCCGCCCGAGTCCCTCGGGCGGCACGCTGGGCGGCGTGGCGGAGAAGACGCGCGAGGCGATGCTGGTGTGCGAAGCCGCCGGCTACGACGTCGTGATCATCGAGACGGTCGGTGTCGGCCAGAGCGAGACCGCCGTCGCTGGCATGACCGACATGTTCGTGCTGATGCAGCTGCCCAATGCGGGCGACGACCTGCAGGCGATCAAGAAGGGCGTGATGGAGCTGGCCGACCTGGTCGTGATCAACAAGGCCGACATCGACGCCGACGCCGCCACGCGGGCGCAGGCCCAGATCACCAGCGCGCTGCGCCTGTTCACGCAGCAAGGGCGCGAGCGCGGCGGCTGGACGCCGCAGGTCGTTCAGCTGAGTGCGCTCAAGCAGGTCGGCGTCGACGCCTTCTGGCAGGCCGTCTCGAAATTCCGCGAAGTCCGCACCAGCGAAGGCCGGCTGCAACAGCGCCGCCAGCACCAGGCACTCGCGTGGATGCACGAGCGCATCGAAGCCGGCCTGAAGCAGGCCTTCCGCTCGCATCCGCAAGTGCGTGCGCTGCTGCCCCAACTCACCGCCGACGTGGAGCAGGGCCGCCTGCCCGCGTCGACCGCCGCGCGCCAGTTGCTGGCCGCGTGGCACCCGAACACACCCTGA
- a CDS encoding glutathione S-transferase family protein — protein MSLVLHYHPYSRAAGTLWALEEAGQPYELKVVDIMKGEQKGPGLVAKNPMGKLPTLEDGDVVVTEAAAICLYLADRYAPGKLAPALDDPRRGTYLRWSFFAPSVIEPAVMAKVSGWTYKEVAAGWGNYDSMIAAAESALAHGPFVLGEQFSMADVVLGGLLRFMLQFKTIEPRAAFTGYVARLDQRPAFQRAEARNLAMRQQLGLK, from the coding sequence ATGTCCCTCGTCCTGCACTACCACCCGTATTCGCGTGCCGCCGGCACGCTCTGGGCACTCGAGGAAGCCGGCCAGCCCTACGAGCTGAAGGTCGTCGACATCATGAAAGGCGAGCAGAAGGGGCCCGGGCTCGTCGCGAAGAACCCGATGGGCAAGCTGCCGACGCTCGAGGACGGCGACGTGGTCGTGACCGAGGCGGCGGCGATCTGCCTGTACCTGGCGGACCGCTATGCGCCCGGCAAGCTCGCGCCGGCGCTGGACGATCCGCGCCGCGGCACCTACCTGCGCTGGTCCTTCTTCGCGCCCAGCGTCATCGAGCCGGCCGTGATGGCCAAGGTGTCCGGCTGGACCTACAAGGAGGTCGCGGCGGGCTGGGGCAACTACGACTCGATGATCGCCGCTGCCGAGAGTGCGCTGGCCCACGGCCCGTTCGTCCTCGGCGAGCAGTTCTCGATGGCCGACGTGGTGCTCGGCGGGCTGCTGCGCTTCATGCTGCAGTTCAAGACCATCGAGCCGCGGGCCGCCTTCACCGGGTACGTCGCGCGCCTCGACCAGCGTCCTGCCTTCCAGCGCGCCGAGGCGCGCAACCTCGCCATGCGCCAGCAACTGGGCCTCAAGTGA
- a CDS encoding RidA family protein, translated as MRDEVSHQAILPEGWPRPKGYANAVLARGRILSIAGMIGWDAEQQFHSDDFGEQATQALRNVADVLRAAGGKPEDIVRMTWYVTDKREYLAAGRQVGAAFRELIGHYDIAMTAVEVKALIEDRAKIEIEVTAVLPD; from the coding sequence ATGCGAGACGAAGTGAGCCACCAGGCCATCCTGCCCGAGGGCTGGCCGCGCCCCAAGGGCTATGCCAATGCCGTGCTGGCGCGCGGCCGCATCCTGTCCATCGCGGGGATGATCGGCTGGGACGCCGAGCAGCAATTCCACAGCGACGATTTCGGCGAGCAGGCGACGCAGGCGTTGCGCAATGTCGCCGACGTGCTGCGGGCCGCCGGCGGAAAGCCGGAAGATATCGTCCGGATGACCTGGTACGTCACCGACAAGCGCGAATACCTCGCGGCCGGCCGCCAAGTGGGCGCCGCGTTCCGCGAGCTGATCGGCCACTACGACATCGCCATGACCGCCGTGGAAGTGAAAGCGCTGATCGAGGACCGTGCCAAGATCGAGATCGAGGTCACTGCCGTCCTTCCCGACTGA
- a CDS encoding acyl-CoA dehydrogenase → MATKATFHWADPLLLDQQLTGDERAVRDAAAAYCQERLAPRVLEAFRTETTDPKIFREMGELGLLGPTIPEQYGGAGLNYVSYGLIAREVERVDSGYRSMMSVQSSLVMVPIFEFGNEATKQKYLPKLATGEFIGCFGLTEPNHGSDPASMVTRARKVDGGYKLTGSKMWISNSPFADVFVVWAKDDEGAIRGFVLEKGWKGLSAPKIQGKVGLRASVTGEIVMDEVFCPEENAFPEVRGLKGPFTCLNSARYGIAWGALGAAEDCWFRARQYVLDRKQFGKPLAANQLIQKKLADMQTEITLGLQGCLRLGRMKDDGTASVEITSILKRNSCGKALDIARTARDMMGGNGISDEFGVARHLVNLEVVNTYEGTHDIHALILGRAQTGIAAF, encoded by the coding sequence ATGGCAACCAAGGCCACGTTCCACTGGGCCGACCCGCTGCTGCTCGACCAGCAGCTCACCGGCGACGAGCGCGCCGTGCGCGACGCGGCCGCCGCGTACTGCCAGGAGAGGCTGGCACCGCGCGTGCTCGAAGCGTTCCGCACCGAGACCACCGATCCGAAGATCTTTCGCGAGATGGGCGAGCTGGGCCTGCTCGGTCCGACCATCCCGGAGCAGTACGGCGGCGCCGGCCTCAACTACGTCAGCTACGGCCTGATCGCCCGTGAGGTCGAGCGCGTCGACTCGGGCTACCGCTCGATGATGTCGGTGCAGTCCTCGCTGGTGATGGTGCCGATCTTCGAATTCGGCAACGAGGCCACGAAGCAGAAGTACCTGCCCAAGCTGGCCACCGGCGAGTTCATCGGCTGCTTCGGCCTGACCGAGCCGAACCACGGCTCCGATCCCGCCAGCATGGTCACGCGGGCCCGCAAGGTGGACGGCGGCTACAAGCTGACGGGCAGCAAGATGTGGATCTCCAACTCGCCCTTCGCCGACGTGTTCGTCGTCTGGGCCAAGGACGACGAAGGCGCGATCCGCGGCTTCGTGCTGGAGAAGGGCTGGAAGGGCCTGTCCGCACCGAAGATCCAGGGCAAGGTGGGCCTGCGGGCTTCCGTCACCGGCGAGATCGTGATGGACGAGGTGTTCTGCCCCGAGGAGAACGCGTTCCCCGAGGTGCGCGGCCTGAAGGGCCCGTTCACGTGCCTGAACTCCGCCCGCTACGGCATCGCCTGGGGCGCGCTCGGTGCGGCGGAAGACTGCTGGTTCCGCGCCCGCCAGTACGTGCTGGACCGCAAGCAGTTCGGCAAGCCGCTCGCGGCCAACCAGCTGATCCAGAAGAAGCTGGCCGACATGCAGACCGAGATCACGCTGGGCCTGCAGGGCTGCCTGCGCCTCGGTCGCATGAAGGACGATGGGACGGCGTCCGTGGAGATCACGTCGATCCTGAAGCGCAACTCCTGCGGCAAGGCGCTGGACATCGCGCGGACCGCGCGCGACATGATGGGCGGCAACGGGATCAGCGACGAATTCGGCGTCGCCCGCCACCTCGTGAACCTGGAAGTCGTGAACACCTACGAAGGCACCCACGACATCCACGCCCTCATCCTCGGGCGCGCACAGACCGGGATCGCGGCGTTCTGA
- a CDS encoding Bug family tripartite tricarboxylate transporter substrate binding protein has translation MFNRRSIALATLALAAAPAFAQQVHWPTKPIRIVVTFTPGGAPDTLARILADKWSSLGQTVTVDNKPGAGGNIGADFVAKSAADGHTLVVGTVGTHSINPALYATMPYNAQKDFTPIVFLASTPNLLVVNKDVPAKTTQELIALAKKQPLSFGSSGSGTSIHLSGELFNTMAGVKMQHIPYKGRAAAIPDLLGGRIQMIFDNMPSALPLVKTGELRAIAVTSAKRSPAAPDIPTLAETGLPGFEATSWFALFAPAGLPRDVQMKINAETARVLAMPDVKEKLATLGLEPNPGTPEQLATFQQAELVKWAKVVKESGAKAD, from the coding sequence ATGTTCAATCGCCGCTCGATCGCGCTGGCCACGCTCGCCTTGGCCGCCGCTCCCGCATTCGCCCAGCAGGTCCACTGGCCGACCAAGCCGATCCGCATCGTCGTGACGTTCACGCCCGGCGGCGCGCCGGACACATTGGCGCGCATCCTGGCGGACAAGTGGAGTTCGCTGGGCCAGACGGTCACCGTCGACAACAAGCCCGGCGCCGGCGGCAACATCGGCGCCGACTTCGTCGCCAAGAGCGCGGCGGACGGGCACACCCTCGTCGTCGGCACGGTCGGCACGCACTCGATCAATCCGGCGCTGTACGCCACGATGCCCTACAACGCGCAGAAGGACTTCACGCCGATCGTCTTCCTCGCGTCCACGCCGAACCTGCTGGTCGTCAACAAGGACGTGCCGGCGAAGACGACGCAGGAGCTCATCGCCCTCGCGAAGAAGCAGCCGCTGTCGTTCGGCTCCAGTGGCAGCGGCACGTCGATCCACCTGTCCGGCGAGCTGTTCAACACCATGGCCGGGGTGAAGATGCAGCACATCCCCTACAAGGGCCGCGCCGCCGCCATCCCGGACCTGCTGGGCGGGCGCATCCAGATGATCTTCGACAACATGCCCTCGGCGCTGCCGCTGGTGAAGACCGGCGAGCTGCGGGCCATCGCGGTCACCAGCGCCAAGCGCTCGCCGGCGGCGCCGGACATCCCGACGCTGGCGGAGACCGGCCTGCCCGGGTTCGAGGCGACCTCGTGGTTCGCGCTGTTCGCGCCCGCGGGCCTGCCGCGTGACGTGCAGATGAAGATCAATGCCGAGACGGCGCGCGTGCTCGCGATGCCCGACGTCAAGGAGAAGCTCGCCACGCTGGGCCTCGAGCCGAATCCCGGCACGCCGGAGCAGCTCGCCACCTTCCAGCAGGCCGAGCTGGTGAAGTGGGCGAAGGTCGTCAAGGAGTCCGGCGCGAAGGCCGACTGA
- a CDS encoding acyl-CoA carboxylase subunit beta — translation MQDILDQLERKRAAARLGGGPKRIDAQHKKGKLTARERLELLLDEGTFEEWDMFVEHRCHDFGMDQNKIPGDGVVTGYGMINGRLVFVFSQDFTVFGGALSEAHAEKICKVMDQAMKVGAPVIGLNDSGGARIQEGVASLGGYADVFQRNVLASGVVPQISMVMGPCAGGAVYSPAMTDFIFMVKDSSYMFVTGPDVVKTVTHEEVTAEELGGASTHTTRSGVADLAFENDVEALIMLRRLYNYLPLNNREKPPIRPSNDPVDRMDHSLDTLVPDNPNKPYDMKELILKTVDDGDFFELQPEYAKNIIIGFGRFEGQTVGIVANQPLVLAGCLDIKSSIKAARFVRFCDAFNIPVVTFVDVPGFMPGTSQEYGGIIKHGAKLLFAYAECTVPKVTVITRKAYGGAYDVMSSKHLRGDVNFAWPNAEIAVMGAKGAVEIIFREDKNDPAKLAAREAEYKARFANPFIAGARGFIDDVILPHETRKRICRSLVMLRDKKLENPWRKHGNIPL, via the coding sequence ATGCAAGACATCCTCGACCAGCTCGAACGCAAGCGCGCCGCGGCGCGGCTGGGCGGCGGTCCCAAGCGCATCGACGCGCAGCACAAGAAGGGCAAGCTGACGGCGCGCGAGCGCCTCGAACTGCTGCTCGACGAAGGCACGTTCGAGGAGTGGGACATGTTCGTGGAGCACCGCTGCCACGACTTCGGCATGGACCAGAACAAGATCCCCGGCGACGGTGTCGTGACCGGCTACGGGATGATCAACGGCCGCCTGGTGTTCGTCTTCAGCCAGGACTTCACCGTGTTCGGCGGTGCGCTGTCGGAAGCGCATGCCGAGAAGATCTGCAAGGTGATGGACCAGGCGATGAAGGTCGGCGCGCCCGTCATCGGCCTGAACGACTCCGGCGGTGCGCGCATCCAGGAAGGCGTCGCCTCGCTGGGCGGCTACGCCGACGTGTTCCAGCGCAACGTGCTGGCGTCGGGCGTCGTGCCGCAGATCAGCATGGTGATGGGCCCTTGCGCCGGCGGCGCGGTGTATTCGCCCGCGATGACCGACTTCATCTTCATGGTGAAGGACTCCAGCTACATGTTCGTCACCGGCCCCGACGTGGTGAAGACGGTGACGCACGAGGAGGTGACGGCGGAGGAACTGGGCGGCGCGTCCACGCACACGACGCGCAGCGGCGTCGCCGACCTCGCGTTCGAGAACGACGTCGAGGCGCTGATCATGCTGCGCCGCCTCTACAACTACCTGCCGCTGAACAACCGCGAGAAGCCGCCGATCCGCCCCAGCAACGACCCGGTGGACCGCATGGACCACTCGCTCGACACGCTCGTGCCGGACAACCCGAACAAACCGTACGACATGAAGGAGCTGATCCTGAAGACGGTCGACGACGGCGACTTCTTCGAGCTGCAGCCCGAGTACGCGAAGAACATCATCATCGGCTTCGGCCGCTTCGAGGGGCAGACGGTCGGCATCGTGGCCAATCAGCCGCTGGTGCTGGCCGGCTGCCTGGACATCAAGAGCTCGATCAAGGCGGCGCGCTTCGTGCGCTTCTGCGACGCCTTCAACATCCCGGTCGTCACCTTCGTCGACGTGCCCGGCTTCATGCCCGGCACCAGCCAGGAGTACGGCGGCATCATCAAGCACGGCGCCAAGCTGCTGTTCGCGTACGCCGAGTGCACGGTGCCCAAGGTCACCGTGATCACGCGCAAGGCCTACGGCGGTGCGTACGACGTGATGAGCTCCAAGCACCTGCGCGGCGACGTCAACTTCGCGTGGCCCAACGCCGAGATCGCGGTGATGGGCGCCAAGGGCGCGGTGGAGATCATCTTCCGCGAGGACAAGAACGACCCGGCCAAGCTGGCCGCCCGCGAGGCCGAGTACAAGGCGCGCTTCGCCAACCCGTTCATCGCCGGCGCGCGCGGCTTCATCGACGACGTGATCCTGCCGCACGAGACCCGCAAGCGCATCTGCCGCTCGCTGGTGATGCTGCGCGACAAGAAGCTCGAGAACCCGTGGCGCAAGCACGGCAACATCCCGCTGTGA
- a CDS encoding acyl-CoA dehydrogenase family protein codes for MADTAYLDWPFLEPWHKELATSLDAWATQHVPHAHGPDVDAECRALVKSLGAAGWLRHAVGGEWGASPAIDTRAICLIRETLARHSGLADFAFAMQGLGSGAISLQGTPAQKQRYLPRVASGEAIAAFALSEPDAGSDVAAMQCAARIDGDHAVLDGEKTWISNGGIADFYVVFARTGEAPGSRGISAFIVDAGTPGFEIAERIEVIAPHPLARLRFTNCRVPLSQRIGEPGEGFKVAMRTLDVFRTSVAAAALGFARRALDEALRRATTRKMFNGVLADFQLTQAKLAQMALTIDSAALLVYRAAWQRDQGRTVTREAAMAKLAATEGAQQVIDAAVQVFGGLGVVSGQPVETLYRDIRALRIYEGASEVQQLIIARELLKDTPCETK; via the coding sequence ATGGCGGACACCGCTTATCTCGACTGGCCTTTCCTCGAGCCGTGGCACAAGGAGCTCGCCACGTCCCTCGACGCCTGGGCCACGCAGCACGTGCCCCACGCGCACGGCCCCGACGTCGACGCCGAGTGCCGCGCTCTGGTGAAATCGCTCGGCGCGGCCGGCTGGCTGCGCCACGCCGTCGGCGGGGAGTGGGGTGCGTCTCCCGCGATCGATACGCGGGCCATCTGCCTGATCCGGGAAACCCTCGCGCGCCACAGCGGCTTGGCCGACTTCGCCTTCGCGATGCAGGGCCTGGGCTCGGGCGCGATCAGCCTGCAGGGCACGCCGGCGCAGAAGCAACGTTACCTGCCGCGCGTCGCTTCGGGCGAGGCGATCGCCGCGTTCGCCTTGTCCGAACCCGACGCGGGCTCCGACGTTGCCGCGATGCAGTGCGCTGCGCGCATCGACGGCGACCACGCCGTGCTCGACGGCGAGAAGACGTGGATCTCCAACGGCGGCATCGCCGATTTCTACGTGGTGTTCGCCCGCACCGGCGAGGCGCCCGGCTCGCGCGGCATCAGTGCCTTCATCGTCGACGCGGGCACGCCCGGGTTCGAGATCGCCGAGCGCATCGAAGTGATCGCCCCGCATCCGCTGGCGCGCCTGCGCTTCACCAACTGCAGGGTGCCGCTGTCGCAGCGCATCGGCGAGCCGGGCGAAGGCTTCAAGGTCGCGATGCGCACGCTCGACGTCTTCCGCACGTCCGTGGCTGCCGCGGCGCTGGGCTTCGCGCGACGCGCGCTGGACGAGGCGCTGCGCCGTGCAACGACGCGCAAGATGTTCAACGGCGTGCTCGCCGACTTCCAGCTCACGCAGGCCAAGCTGGCGCAGATGGCGCTGACGATCGACAGCGCCGCGTTGCTGGTCTACCGCGCCGCCTGGCAGCGCGACCAGGGCCGCACCGTCACGCGCGAAGCCGCCATGGCCAAGCTGGCCGCCACCGAAGGCGCGCAACAGGTGATCGACGCCGCCGTGCAGGTGTTCGGCGGCCTCGGCGTGGTCAGCGGCCAGCCCGTCGAAACCCTCTACCGCGACATCCGCGCGCTGCGCATCTACGAAGGCGCCAGCGAAGTGCAGCAACTGATCATCGCCCGCGAACTGCTGAAGGACACGCCATGCGAGACGAAGTGA
- a CDS encoding amidohydrolase family protein, translating into MPRAHRALLALAAALAFAPVCAQEARPAPPLPIADVHFHLMLFMTPADLKEHMDRHNIRWTLSAGAVGNPGVASPATRDAAVRQLLGERFIPATGASETYLAERRIGPRFYSDEPGPEREEALGRIDTQMAAPPRMLAETFPNAETSSADPLRRRRVATDGPFFRRLMAIAVREKRPVPMHMQWHPDSVAQLSQLLQDHPGGQVLLSHCGKDTTAADIRTMLDKHPNLFCDLSFRGAPLALQESQKDPNRLVFWGPGLLQAAGIRPEWRQLIEDHSDRFMVGIDDVHSWGVYDDTVAAIREGVLAKLTPATAEKVAWRNAERLFRLPPVEAPAAAN; encoded by the coding sequence ATGCCTCGTGCCCACCGCGCCCTTCTTGCCCTTGCCGCTGCCCTCGCCTTCGCGCCGGTGTGCGCCCAGGAGGCGCGGCCGGCGCCGCCGCTGCCGATCGCCGACGTGCATTTCCACCTGATGCTGTTCATGACCCCGGCGGACCTGAAGGAGCATATGGACCGGCACAACATCCGCTGGACGCTGAGCGCCGGCGCCGTGGGCAACCCCGGCGTCGCCTCGCCCGCGACGCGCGATGCCGCGGTGCGGCAGTTGCTGGGCGAGCGCTTCATCCCCGCCACGGGCGCGTCCGAGACCTACCTGGCCGAGCGCCGCATTGGCCCGCGGTTCTACTCCGACGAGCCGGGACCCGAGCGGGAAGAGGCCCTGGGCCGCATCGACACGCAAATGGCGGCGCCGCCGCGCATGCTGGCCGAGACCTTTCCCAATGCCGAGACGTCGAGCGCCGACCCGCTGCGCCGCCGCCGCGTCGCCACGGACGGACCGTTCTTCCGCCGGCTGATGGCCATCGCGGTGCGCGAGAAGCGGCCGGTGCCGATGCACATGCAATGGCATCCCGACTCGGTGGCGCAGCTGTCGCAATTGCTGCAGGACCATCCGGGCGGCCAGGTGCTGCTGTCGCATTGCGGCAAGGACACCACGGCGGCAGACATTCGCACGATGCTCGACAAGCATCCCAACCTGTTCTGCGACCTGAGCTTCCGCGGCGCGCCGCTCGCCTTGCAGGAGAGCCAGAAGGATCCCAACCGGCTGGTCTTCTGGGGGCCGGGCCTGTTGCAGGCCGCCGGCATCCGGCCGGAATGGCGCCAGCTGATCGAAGACCATTCCGACCGGTTCATGGTGGGGATCGACGACGTGCACAGCTGGGGCGTGTACGACGACACCGTGGCGGCCATCCGCGAGGGCGTGCTGGCGAAGCTGACGCCCGCCACCGCCGAGAAGGTGGCATGGCGCAACGCCGAGCGGCTGTTTCGCCTGCCGCCGGTCGAGGCACCGGCGGCGGCGAACTAG
- the scpA gene encoding methylmalonyl-CoA mutase, with translation MSKTPEFPRAGLAAWTQAATKSAPGGDLDALAWVTPDGIRVKPLYTAADLEGLQHADTLPGFAPYLRGPQATMYAVRPWTIRQYAGFSTAEESNAFYRRALAAGGQGVSVAFDLATHRGYDSDHPRVFGDVGKAGVAIDSVEDMKILFDGIPLDKVSVSMTMNGAVLPVLAGYVVAAEEQGVKQDQLSGTIQNDILKEFMVRNTYIYPPEPSMRIVGDIIEYTASHMPKFNSISISGYHMQEAGANQALELAFTLADGKEYVKTALAKGLDVDAFAGRLSFFWAVGMNFYLEIAKMRAARLLWCRIMQGFGAKNPKSLMLRTHSQTSGWSLTEQDPYNNVVRTTIEAMAAVFGGTQSLHTNSFDEAIALPSEFSSRIARNTQLIIQEETHITNVIDPWAGSYMMEKLTQEMADAAWKIIEEVDAMGGMTRAVDSGWAKLKIEAAAAEKQARIDSGKDVIVGVNKYRLAKEDPVEILEVDNHMVREQQVARLQQIRAMRDGAKVQQALDALTAAAQSGQGNLLALAIDAIRLRATVGEVSDALEKVFGRHRADTQKVTGVYAAAYDSAEGWEKLQQEIAQFAEDHGRRPRVMVAKLGQDGHDRGAKVVATAYADLGFDVDMGPLFQTPEECARQAIENDVHAVGVSTLAAGHKTLVPAILEELKKQGGGDIIVFVGGVIPQQDYQSLYDAGVKGIYGPGTPIPASAKDVLEHIKRAVAE, from the coding sequence ATGTCCAAGACTCCCGAATTTCCCCGCGCCGGCCTGGCCGCGTGGACGCAAGCCGCCACCAAGTCCGCGCCCGGCGGCGACCTCGACGCGCTGGCCTGGGTGACGCCCGACGGCATCCGCGTCAAGCCGCTCTATACCGCCGCCGACCTCGAAGGACTGCAGCACGCCGACACCCTGCCGGGCTTCGCGCCCTACCTGCGCGGCCCGCAGGCCACGATGTACGCGGTGCGCCCGTGGACGATCCGCCAGTACGCGGGCTTCTCCACCGCCGAGGAGTCCAACGCCTTCTACCGCCGCGCGCTGGCCGCCGGCGGGCAGGGCGTCTCGGTCGCGTTCGACCTGGCGACCCACCGTGGCTACGACAGCGACCACCCTCGCGTGTTCGGCGACGTCGGCAAGGCCGGCGTGGCGATCGACTCGGTCGAGGACATGAAGATCCTGTTCGACGGCATCCCGCTGGACAAGGTGTCGGTGTCCATGACGATGAACGGCGCCGTTTTGCCAGTGCTGGCGGGCTACGTCGTCGCCGCCGAAGAGCAGGGCGTGAAGCAGGACCAACTGTCCGGGACCATCCAGAACGACATCCTCAAGGAGTTCATGGTCCGCAACACGTACATCTACCCGCCCGAGCCCTCGATGCGCATCGTGGGCGACATCATCGAGTACACGGCGTCGCACATGCCGAAGTTCAACTCGATCTCGATCTCCGGCTACCACATGCAGGAGGCGGGGGCCAACCAGGCGCTGGAACTCGCGTTCACGCTGGCCGACGGCAAGGAGTACGTGAAGACGGCGCTGGCCAAGGGGCTGGACGTCGATGCGTTCGCGGGCCGCCTGTCCTTCTTCTGGGCGGTCGGGATGAACTTCTATCTCGAGATCGCCAAGATGCGCGCGGCGCGCCTCTTGTGGTGCCGGATCATGCAGGGCTTCGGCGCGAAGAACCCCAAGAGCCTGATGCTGCGCACGCACTCGCAGACCTCGGGCTGGTCGCTCACCGAGCAGGACCCGTACAACAACGTCGTGCGGACCACCATCGAGGCGATGGCCGCGGTGTTCGGCGGCACGCAGTCGCTGCACACCAACAGCTTCGACGAGGCGATCGCGCTGCCTTCGGAGTTCAGCTCGCGCATCGCGCGCAACACGCAGCTGATCATCCAGGAGGAAACGCACATCACGAACGTGATCGACCCCTGGGCCGGCAGCTACATGATGGAGAAGCTGACCCAGGAGATGGCGGATGCCGCCTGGAAGATCATCGAGGAAGTCGACGCCATGGGCGGGATGACGCGCGCCGTCGACTCGGGCTGGGCCAAGCTGAAGATCGAGGCCGCGGCCGCCGAGAAGCAGGCGCGCATCGACTCGGGCAAGGACGTGATCGTCGGCGTCAACAAGTACCGCCTCGCGAAGGAAGACCCGGTCGAGATCCTCGAGGTTGACAACCACATGGTGCGCGAGCAGCAGGTCGCGCGCCTGCAGCAGATCCGCGCCATGCGCGATGGCGCCAAGGTGCAGCAGGCGCTGGACGCGCTCACCGCCGCCGCGCAATCGGGGCAGGGCAACCTGCTGGCCCTGGCCATCGACGCCATCCGCCTGCGCGCGACCGTGGGCGAGGTGTCCGACGCGCTGGAGAAAGTCTTCGGGCGCCACCGCGCCGACACGCAGAAGGTGACCGGTGTGTACGCAGCCGCCTACGACTCCGCCGAAGGGTGGGAAAAGCTCCAGCAGGAGATCGCGCAGTTCGCTGAAGACCATGGCCGGCGGCCGCGCGTGATGGTCGCCAAGCTGGGCCAGGACGGCCACGACCGCGGCGCCAAGGTCGTCGCCACCGCCTACGCCGACCTCGGCTTCGACGTCGACATGGGCCCGCTGTTCCAGACGCCCGAGGAATGCGCGCGCCAGGCGATCGAGAACGACGTGCACGCGGTCGGCGTGTCGACGCTCGCGGCCGGCCACAAGACGCTGGTGCCCGCGATCCTCGAGGAACTGAAGAAGCAGGGCGGCGGCGACATCATCGTGTTCGTCGGCGGCGTGATCCCGCAGCAGGATTACCAGTCCCTCTACGACGCCGGCGTGAAGGGCATCTACGGCCCCGGCACGCCGATCCCCGCCAGCGCGAAGGACGTGCTGGAGCACATCAAACGGGCCGTGGCCGAATGA
- a CDS encoding GntR family transcriptional regulator produces MSALSLAPRALYEEVAEQLRQRIFRRELEPGSWIDEVKIAQEFGISRTPLREALKVLAAEGLVTMKVRRGAYVTEVSERDLAEVYHLLALLESDAAAVVASTATDAQLAELQALHDELEGATRDRDRFFALNERFHMKLLDLAGNRWRNQLVADLRKVMKLNRHNSLLKAGRIDESLAEHGRLVKALQARDAAAAHQRMQEHFRNGLQAAA; encoded by the coding sequence ATGTCGGCCCTTTCGCTCGCCCCGCGCGCCCTCTACGAAGAGGTGGCCGAGCAGTTGCGCCAGCGCATCTTCCGACGCGAACTGGAGCCGGGCAGCTGGATCGACGAGGTGAAGATCGCGCAGGAGTTCGGCATCAGCCGCACGCCGCTGCGCGAAGCGCTGAAGGTGCTGGCCGCCGAGGGCCTGGTGACGATGAAGGTGCGCCGCGGGGCGTACGTCACCGAGGTGTCCGAGCGCGACCTGGCCGAGGTCTACCACCTGCTCGCACTGTTGGAGAGCGACGCCGCGGCCGTCGTCGCGTCCACCGCCACCGACGCGCAGCTGGCCGAGTTGCAGGCGCTGCACGACGAACTCGAAGGCGCGACACGGGACCGCGACCGTTTCTTCGCGCTCAACGAGCGCTTCCACATGAAGCTGCTGGACCTGGCCGGCAACCGCTGGCGCAACCAGCTCGTCGCCGACCTGCGCAAGGTGATGAAGCTGAACCGGCACAACTCGCTGCTGAAAGCCGGCCGCATCGACGAGAGCCTGGCCGAGCACGGCCGGCTGGTGAAGGCGCTGCAGGCGCGCGACGCCGCCGCGGCGCACCAGCGCATGCAGGAACACTTCCGCAACGGGCTGCAGGCCGCGGCCTAG